One window of the Rhizorhabdus dicambivorans genome contains the following:
- a CDS encoding OPT family oligopeptide transporter: MAARADGAKGRELTIRGLVLGALITFIFTSANVYLGLRVGLTFATSIPAAVISMAVLRFVRGATIHENNIVQTVASAAGCIAAIIFVLPGLVMVGWWQGFPFWQSFLLCAAGGMMGVVLSVPLRRALVTGSDLPYPEGVAAAEVLKVGTGTREGAAEAQAGLRTILAGSIASMGFAIFAATRLATAEAATWFRLGGSYAATGISASLSFALLGAGHLVGLSVGMAMGLGLVIAFGIATPILSWIAASPGPAEEAALAVFGGQVRFFGAGVIGAAAIWTMGKLARPLWQGMAGAIAASKARKAEGAALPIEEQDIGVGWLGIIVAVVALPIVALLWYFAGQGPLAVHALPLSLGFYLYVLVMGGFVAAICGYMAGLIGSSNSPVSGLAILGVLGSALLLAVAVQPIAGAGAGPHLVAFALFVTGLVLACAVIANDNLQDLKTGQLIGATPWKQQVALMVGVLAGSAVIPPILDLLNAAYGFAPLPGTGLPTPADPLPAPQATLIAGLARGILGEGLDWKMIGLGAVTGLLLVALDAYMGRRNWLRLPPLAVGIGIYLPMSATLPVVIGALIGWRYDRRRPDPVSQRMGVLLASGFIVGESLFGVLLAGLIVATGSGAPLALIGEGHEGLGMAVGTLMVIGLLVALYRWTARQAARVA, translated from the coding sequence ATGGCGGCACGGGCAGACGGGGCGAAGGGGCGCGAACTGACGATCCGGGGTCTCGTCCTTGGCGCGCTGATCACCTTCATCTTCACATCGGCGAACGTTTATCTCGGTCTCAGGGTCGGCCTGACCTTCGCCACCTCTATCCCCGCCGCGGTGATTTCGATGGCGGTGCTGCGCTTCGTGCGCGGCGCGACCATCCATGAGAACAACATCGTCCAGACGGTGGCTTCGGCCGCGGGCTGCATCGCCGCGATCATCTTCGTGCTGCCGGGTCTGGTGATGGTCGGCTGGTGGCAGGGCTTTCCCTTCTGGCAGAGCTTCCTGCTGTGCGCCGCCGGCGGGATGATGGGCGTGGTCCTGTCGGTGCCGCTGCGCCGCGCGCTGGTGACGGGATCGGACCTTCCCTATCCCGAAGGGGTCGCGGCTGCCGAAGTGCTGAAGGTCGGCACCGGAACGCGCGAGGGTGCGGCCGAGGCGCAGGCCGGGCTGCGCACCATATTGGCGGGATCGATCGCCTCGATGGGCTTTGCGATCTTCGCCGCTACCCGGCTCGCCACCGCCGAGGCGGCGACCTGGTTCCGCCTCGGCGGCAGCTATGCGGCGACCGGCATCTCGGCCTCGCTCTCCTTCGCGCTGCTCGGCGCGGGCCATCTGGTCGGGCTGTCGGTCGGCATGGCGATGGGGCTCGGCCTGGTCATCGCCTTCGGTATCGCGACGCCGATCCTGTCCTGGATCGCGGCGTCGCCGGGTCCGGCCGAAGAGGCCGCGCTGGCGGTGTTCGGTGGCCAGGTGCGCTTTTTCGGCGCGGGCGTGATCGGCGCGGCGGCGATCTGGACGATGGGCAAGCTCGCCCGGCCGCTCTGGCAGGGCATGGCGGGCGCGATCGCGGCGTCGAAGGCGCGCAAGGCGGAGGGCGCGGCGCTGCCGATCGAGGAGCAGGATATCGGCGTCGGCTGGCTCGGCATCATCGTCGCGGTGGTGGCGCTGCCGATCGTGGCGCTGCTCTGGTATTTCGCGGGTCAGGGCCCGCTCGCGGTCCATGCGCTGCCGCTGTCACTCGGCTTCTATCTCTATGTGCTGGTGATGGGCGGCTTCGTCGCGGCGATCTGCGGCTATATGGCGGGGCTGATCGGTTCGTCGAACAGCCCGGTATCCGGACTCGCCATATTGGGCGTGCTGGGATCGGCGCTGCTGCTGGCGGTGGCGGTGCAGCCGATCGCCGGGGCGGGTGCGGGGCCGCACCTCGTCGCCTTCGCGCTGTTTGTCACCGGGCTCGTCCTCGCCTGCGCAGTGATCGCCAACGACAATCTCCAGGATCTCAAGACCGGCCAGCTGATCGGCGCGACGCCGTGGAAGCAGCAGGTAGCGCTGATGGTCGGCGTGCTGGCGGGCTCGGCGGTGATCCCGCCGATCCTCGACCTGCTCAACGCCGCCTATGGCTTCGCGCCGCTGCCCGGCACCGGCCTGCCCACCCCCGCCGATCCGTTGCCCGCGCCGCAGGCGACGCTGATCGCCGGCCTCGCGCGCGGCATCCTGGGGGAGGGGCTCGACTGGAAGATGATCGGCCTCGGCGCCGTCACCGGCCTGCTGCTGGTCGCGCTCGATGCCTATATGGGGCGGCGCAACTGGCTGCGCCTGCCGCCGCTCGCGGTCGGGATCGGCATCTACCTGCCGATGTCGGCGACCCTGCCGGTGGTGATCGGCGCGCTGATCGGCTGGCGCTATGATCGCCGCCGCCCCGATCCGGTCTCGCAGCGCATGGGCGTGCTGCTCGCCTCGGGCTTCATCGTCGGCGAAAGCCTGTTCGGCGTCCTTCTTGCCGGTCTGATCGTCGCCACCGGCAGCGGCGCCCCGCTCGCGCTGATCGGCGAGGGGCATGAAGGGCTGGGCATGGCGGTGGGAACGCTGATGGTGATCGGCCTGCTCGTCGCGCTCTATCGCTGGACGGCG
- a CDS encoding polyhydroxyalkanoate depolymerase gives MLYQFYQAMTDMAAPMRMFAAAGLRARPALGRFGEQPVADSLFAALDMVAHTRLTADRPAYGIDRVVSGNSDVAVREEVVAATPFADLLHFAKDEGSARQPKLLLVAPISGHFATLLRNTVQVLLRDHDVYITDWKNARDVPVSAGRFGFDDYVDHLVHFLEEIGPPAHMVAVCQPCVPALAAVALMSTDANPATPRSLTLMGGPVDVRVNPTVVNDLANSHDFAWFEDNLIHSVPWRYEGRGRKVYPGFLQLTAFMSMNSGRHFDQHRALYQHLADGEAEQARAIRDFYDEYFAVLDLTAEFYLETIDRVFQRALLAKGELDYRGRRIDPGMIRRTALLTVEGERDDICAVGQTAAAHDLCTGLRPHMKQHYLQAGVGHYGVFSGRKWESQIYPQVRSFILGAE, from the coding sequence ATGTTGTACCAGTTCTACCAGGCAATGACCGACATGGCCGCGCCGATGCGGATGTTCGCGGCGGCCGGACTGCGGGCGCGCCCGGCGCTGGGCCGGTTCGGCGAGCAGCCGGTGGCGGACAGCCTGTTCGCCGCTCTCGACATGGTCGCCCACACCCGGCTGACCGCCGACCGCCCCGCTTATGGCATCGACCGCGTGGTTTCGGGCAACAGCGACGTGGCGGTGCGCGAGGAGGTGGTGGCGGCGACGCCGTTCGCCGACCTGCTCCACTTCGCCAAGGATGAAGGTTCGGCGCGCCAGCCCAAGCTGCTGCTGGTGGCGCCGATCTCGGGGCATTTCGCCACGCTGCTGCGCAACACCGTGCAGGTGCTGCTGCGCGATCACGACGTCTATATCACCGACTGGAAGAATGCCCGCGATGTGCCGGTGTCGGCCGGTCGTTTCGGATTCGACGACTATGTCGACCATCTGGTCCACTTCCTGGAGGAGATCGGCCCGCCAGCGCATATGGTCGCGGTGTGTCAGCCCTGCGTGCCGGCGCTCGCCGCGGTGGCGCTGATGTCGACCGACGCCAACCCTGCGACCCCGCGCAGCCTGACCCTGATGGGCGGGCCGGTCGACGTGCGGGTCAACCCCACCGTCGTCAACGATCTCGCCAATTCCCACGACTTTGCGTGGTTCGAGGATAATCTGATCCACAGCGTGCCATGGCGCTATGAAGGGCGCGGGCGGAAAGTCTATCCCGGCTTCCTCCAACTCACCGCCTTCATGTCGATGAACTCGGGGCGCCATTTCGACCAGCATCGCGCGCTCTACCAGCATCTCGCCGATGGCGAAGCCGAGCAGGCCCGGGCGATCCGCGACTTTTACGACGAATATTTCGCGGTGCTCGACCTCACCGCCGAATTCTATCTCGAGACGATCGACCGGGTGTTCCAGCGCGCGCTGCTCGCCAAGGGCGAGCTCGACTATCGCGGCCGGCGGATCGACCCCGGAATGATCCGCCGCACAGCGCTGCTGACCGTCGAGGGCGAGCGCGACGATATCTGCGCGGTCGGCCAGACCGCCGCCGCGCACGACCTCTGCACCGGGCTGCGCCCGCATATGAAGCAGCACTATCTCCAGGCCGGCGTCGGCCATTATGGCGTGTTCAGCGGGCGCAAGTGGGAAAGCCAGATCTACCCGCAGGTGCGCAGCTTCATACTCGGAGCTGAATAG
- a CDS encoding glutathione S-transferase codes for MPQAVLTISSRNYGSWSLRGWLLCRLAGLDVIEEMVPIDAPGQRAELLLLSPSVLVPRLTHEGASVWDTLAIAEYCNERFPEAGLYPADTLARAHCRSISGEIHSGFHNLRSALPMNLRARHESFRIFAGAKPDIERIQAIWRDCMERYGGPWLFGAKPTVADAMFAPVAARFTSYAVPLDPVCQAYVKTILDWPLMQEWTKAALAEPEEVEELDAEF; via the coding sequence ATGCCGCAAGCCGTCCTGACGATTTCAAGCCGCAACTATGGTTCCTGGTCGCTGCGGGGCTGGCTGCTCTGCCGCCTCGCCGGGCTCGACGTGATCGAGGAGATGGTGCCGATCGACGCGCCGGGCCAGCGCGCCGAGCTGCTGCTGCTCTCGCCATCGGTGCTGGTGCCCCGGCTGACCCATGAGGGGGCGAGCGTGTGGGACACGCTCGCCATCGCCGAATATTGCAACGAGCGCTTTCCCGAGGCGGGGCTCTACCCCGCCGACACGCTGGCCCGCGCCCATTGCCGCTCGATCTCGGGCGAGATTCATTCGGGTTTCCACAATCTGCGCTCGGCGCTGCCGATGAACCTGAGGGCGCGACACGAGAGCTTCCGCATCTTCGCGGGGGCAAAGCCCGATATCGAGCGCATCCAGGCGATCTGGCGCGACTGCATGGAACGCTATGGCGGCCCCTGGCTGTTCGGGGCCAAGCCCACGGTCGCCGATGCGATGTTCGCGCCGGTCGCGGCCCGGTTCACCAGCTATGCGGTGCCGCTCGATCCGGTCTGCCAGGCCTATGTGAAGACGATTCTCGACTGGCCGCTGATGCAGGAGTGGACGAAGGCCGCATTGGCCGAGCCCGAGGAAGTCGAAGAGCTGGACGCGGAGTTCTAA
- the galE gene encoding UDP-glucose 4-epimerase GalE: MTTAKPFAVLVTGGAGYIGSHAVLALLDAGWDVSVIDNLVTGFRWAVDARARFHEGDIADEALVARILAEDGIGAILHFAGSVVVPESVSDPLKYYRNNTANSRSLIESAVKGGARHFIFSSTAATYGIPDSIPVREDMPTVPINPYGMSKLMTEAMLKDVAFAHPINYCALRYFNVAGADPQGRTGQSTAGATHLIKVAVEAALGKRAEVAVFGTDYATPDGTGVRDYIHVTDLADAHLHALDTLIADPARSHVMNCGYGRGFSVLEVLASVDRISGGSIVRRMEPRRAGDPDALIADNARILATTPWRPKLDDLDTIVAHALAWERGLGERG, from the coding sequence ATGACCACAGCGAAACCCTTCGCCGTCCTCGTCACCGGTGGCGCGGGCTATATCGGCAGCCATGCGGTGCTGGCCCTGCTCGATGCGGGCTGGGACGTTTCGGTGATCGACAATCTCGTCACCGGCTTCCGCTGGGCGGTCGACGCCCGCGCGCGCTTCCATGAAGGCGACATCGCCGACGAGGCGCTGGTCGCGAGGATATTGGCGGAGGACGGGATCGGCGCGATCCTCCATTTCGCGGGATCGGTGGTGGTGCCCGAATCGGTGTCCGACCCGCTCAAATATTATCGCAACAACACCGCCAACAGCCGCAGCCTGATCGAGAGCGCGGTGAAGGGCGGGGCCAGGCATTTCATCTTCTCCTCGACCGCCGCGACCTATGGCATCCCCGACAGCATCCCGGTGCGTGAGGACATGCCGACCGTGCCGATCAATCCCTATGGCATGTCGAAGCTGATGACCGAGGCGATGCTCAAGGACGTCGCCTTCGCCCATCCGATCAACTATTGCGCCCTGCGCTACTTCAACGTCGCGGGCGCCGATCCGCAGGGCCGCACCGGCCAGTCGACCGCCGGGGCCACCCATCTGATCAAGGTCGCGGTCGAGGCGGCGCTGGGCAAGCGTGCCGAGGTGGCGGTGTTCGGCACCGACTATGCGACCCCCGACGGCACCGGGGTGCGCGACTATATCCACGTCACCGACCTCGCCGACGCGCATCTCCACGCGCTCGACACGCTGATCGCCGATCCGGCGCGCAGCCATGTCATGAACTGCGGCTATGGCCGGGGCTTCTCGGTGCTCGAGGTGCTCGCTTCGGTCGACCGCATCTCCGGTGGCTCGATCGTCCGCCGCATGGAACCGCGCCGCGCCGGCGACCCCGACGCGCTGATCGCCGACAATGCCCGCATCCTGGCGACGACCCCATGGCGGCCGAAGCTGGACGATCTCGACACGATCGTCGCGCACGCGCTGGCGTGGGAGCGGGGGCTGGGGGAGCGGGGTTAG
- a CDS encoding response regulator transcription factor, which produces MISRNIYIVDDDDALRQSVEVLLDVAGGFVTRSFASGEAFLDQLPHLETGCVLLDLNMPGLNGLEVLRQLQQLDDRFETILLTGQGDIGVAVEAMKSGAIDFIEKPYDNRMLLNALSNGFARIEDREKEASAIQQARDGIERLTPREKDVLLGLIDGKANKIIAFELDISPRTVEIYRANLMDKLGVRSVAEAVRIAFAAGLVPVFPR; this is translated from the coding sequence ATGATAAGCCGGAACATCTACATCGTCGACGATGACGATGCGCTGCGCCAGTCGGTGGAGGTGCTGCTCGACGTGGCGGGCGGCTTCGTCACCCGGTCCTTCGCCTCGGGCGAGGCCTTCCTGGACCAGCTGCCCCATCTGGAGACGGGGTGCGTGCTGCTGGACCTCAACATGCCCGGGCTGAACGGGCTGGAGGTGCTGCGCCAGCTCCAGCAGCTCGACGACCGCTTCGAGACGATCCTGCTCACCGGCCAGGGCGATATCGGCGTGGCGGTCGAGGCGATGAAATCGGGTGCGATCGACTTCATCGAGAAGCCTTATGACAATCGCATGCTGCTGAACGCGCTCTCCAACGGCTTCGCGCGGATCGAGGACCGCGAGAAGGAGGCGAGCGCGATCCAGCAGGCGCGCGACGGCATCGAGCGGCTGACCCCGCGCGAGAAGGACGTGCTGCTTGGCCTGATCGACGGCAAGGCCAACAAGATCATCGCCTTCGAGCTCGATATCTCGCCGCGCACGGTGGAGATCTACCGGGCCAATCTGATGGACAAGCTCGGCGTGCGCAGCGTGGCGGAAGCGGTGCGGATCGCCTTCGCGGCCGGGCTGGTGCCGGTGTTCCCGCGCTGA